A genome region from Anolis carolinensis isolate JA03-04 chromosome 6, rAnoCar3.1.pri, whole genome shotgun sequence includes the following:
- the limd2 gene encoding LIM domain-containing protein 2 has translation MFQAKGPASATSTNEAKSNSGASTVQRSKSFSLKAQVKETCSACQKTVYPMERLVADKFVFHNSCFCCKHCRTKLSLGSYAALHGEFYCKPHFQQLFKSKGNYDEGFGRKQHKQLWLQKDVENGTDTA, from the exons ATGTTCCAAGCCAAGGGGCCAGCCAGTGCAACCTCTACTAAT gaGGCAAAGAGCAACTCAGGGGCATCCACTGTGCAGAGATCCAAG TCTTTCAGCTTGAAAGCTCAAGTGAAGGAGACCTGCAGCGCCTGCCAGAAAACTGTCTATCCCATGGAGCGCCTGGTGGCTGATAAATTTGTCTTCCATAATTCCTGCTTTTGCTGCAAGCACTGCCGCACCAAGCTAAG cTTGGGTAGTTATGCAGCTCTCCATGGGGAATTCTACTGCAAACCACACTTCCAACAGCTGTTCAAGAGCAAAGGCAACTATGACGAGGGTTTCGGCCGCAAGCAGCACAAGCAACTCTGGCTGCAGAAAGACGTGGAGAATGGGACTGATACAGCATGA